The nucleotide sequence TCCCCTGACAGCCCCCTTGCGCGGCGGCTGCTAGTGACGGGCGCGCGTGTGCGGGGATCACGAGCAGGGACGCCCGCGGAAGGCACGGCGCGGCGCAAACTGCGCGCCCCCTGCCCAGCTTGCCCTCGGCCGCGTCGCGTCTTTGTAGCTCCCACCAGCGCCACATGACGACGCGCGCGCGTGGACGGACGCGTCTGGAGCCCGGAGTCCGAGGCGGCCGGTGATTCATGGGTAGCCTAGCGCCATGGTTTGGAGACACCGGAGATTGTTTGGAAGGAGGAAGTCGCGGATCGGATCCGTGGTTTGTGGGAAGTCGCGGATATTGtgatcatcaaatcaaagctggCTGGGTGGCGAGATCGGATGGATCTGTCTGTCTCCCGAACTTATCCTGAGTTCCTGATGGTTTTTATTAATTGGGAAAATAATAACGGATTCGATGTCGTTAGCGTGAAACCCGGCGGCGTGTGGGGCATCGTTGGAAATTCGTTTTGGAAAGTTTCAAAAGCCCTATATTTAGGAGGAAAGGTGTAATATGCATAGGAAACTCACGGCCATTCATAGCTCAAGCCGTGCATGCTGGCACTAGTTGCGTGCTCTCCGGTCGAGGCGCGAAACCTCAAGAAATCCTTGGAGAAGGGTTCAAAGTAAATCCAGAAATTTAAAAACACTGCACACTTTAGTTTGGACCATAAACTGCAGATTATGCAAGAACACCCTGCTATAAGACATAATAAGTGATACGGATAAAATCCTGATGAGACACTGAACACCCTGCTTGCAGTTCCATCACCTCTTCTCAAGCACGACTTGAAATTGACTGGCTAATACTTCATACAACAGGGCAATGTGATGTATAGTATGATCCAGTTACAGAGTAACTATTTGAAGATTAAATTATCCATGGGAAATTAGCAACACAGTACAGAATGAATGAATGTGAACAACCGAACACAATCTAATTTGGATCTTGATATGCCCACCACTCTTCGTCGATTAGCTTTAGCCCAAAGCAAACAATTTTACCTCCAGGAGAGGCAAGAAAATCTGAGCCCCTAGGGGATCAACCGGTCACTCTGCATTTTTGTCGAGCAGATTTGCATGATATGCCATCTCAATGGATCGTGCTTTGGGTTTCCTCTATCGTCTTCACTTCTGCGCCTCCAGGTTATCATGCTTGACTGGTGTATCAACACCTCCATTATTTGGAGAAATTGTAGTCTGGCTTACCCCGTGAGCTTGATTGTTTTCTCCAGCTGGAGCTGGTACAGTGGGTTCATTTTTCACAGGTCCAGCTGAAGGCTTCTCTAGTGGCTTCACAGGCTCTGCGGTCACAGGTCCAGCTGAAGGCTTCTCTGGTGGCTTCACAGGCTCTGCGGTCACAGGTCCAGCTGAAGGCTTCTCTGCTGGTTTCACAAGCTCATCCTTCACAAATCCAGCTGAAGGTTTCTCCAATGGTTTCACAGGCTCAGAAGTAGCACCAAGCTTGAGCCTCATTTTCTTGGATAGATCCATGACAACATTTATTTCTAAAACACATGACAAGCATATGTGTATAAGATCAAGCCATGTCACAAATGTACATAGTACATATTGAACTGAACATAAGACTTCAGGTTGCTTATTTTCACTTgaattagagcaactccaagagatcaTGTAAAATTAGATGCTAAAATCCATAATTTAGCCATTGTCTAAAATAAAATACCCACCAAAAAACTAGAGTAACCCAACAGCCTGTCTAAATTTTCGGTTCTCTATTTTTAAAACTACTACACGTCATCGGATTAGATCGCTCATTATCCTTTCAGTTACCAGCGGCTGCCATCTCTACTCCTCGCTTCTCGTCACTTCCCCACAGAGCTCCATTAATTTTGCCATAATAGCGGcatggcggcggcagcagcacaaAGTGTCGAGATGGGGCCGGCGAGATCAAGCGCGGCgggggcggcagcagcagcttgttcccagcagcagcagcagcacaagtGCCGCGACGGGGGTGCGAGATCGGATTCCGCGAAATCAAGTGCAGAGTGAGATCATCTTGTTTCCCAGCAGCATGGTGGCGAGCTATTGGAGCGCGGGTGCACGGCAGGAACTCGCGAGAAAAATGATCCACGCACGTGGGAGGACACGGGCGCCGCGCGAGAATAGGTCCGGGGAGGCGGATGGCAAGCCGCTGCGGTGTGCTATTTCTAGCTAGCGAGGAGCACGGGATAGAGCGCTTGCTATTTTAGACCGCTGGATAGAACGACTGTTGGACCTCTATATCTTACCAAAATATCTAAATTTAGATTAGACAGTACAAATAGCccatctcttggagttgctcttacaaAGTTCGACAAACATCATTACTAAATTGAGTGATAAAGAAATTACCTACTGAAAATATAGGTAAAGAACATCTATCATATGCTTAGCAGTTCTGTGGAGAATATATTTGAAACATTGCTGACCATTTAAAAGGAAAACACATAATTGATTTTTCTAGTGACACctataaatttttattttatttttttactaGTAAAAAAAATAGGGAAGAAGGATGTACAATGTGTGTAAATCATGTGTTTGCATGCAAGATTTTGTATGTCATATGGAAAGTTATGAAAGTCAAGTCATAAGAAGTAGAGATGCGAATGGGTTACATCATTTGATGCAATGCTGTTACAGAAGGCAGCGGCTACATCAAACTTAGAATGCGCTAGCAACAAATCAACAGAAGAAAGTGACTCACAACAAAATTGATTAACAAAAATCTCCTACGACACCATTGTGTATACAACTACCCAAATGAAGCGCAGAGTGCAATGCATCGACTGTTTACATAATATGAAACACTAAGATTACAAGTAGCCGCATTGGTGCATTTCCCTCTGCAACTAGTTCATTGCCTAGCAGTgattctagaaaaaaaaaatcggTTTCAAACTTCCCTAGTGTGTGGCTTCAATACCAAGCCTTGTACCAGTACAAAGAACCAAATCTGATACTCCCTGCACAAAACTATAGTTTCAAAAACTTTGCTTTCAGCACTGATTGCGTCTTTCCTTTACCTATAGCTATAGGGTCTACTATTCACGCTTCATGATTGCTAAGATTGTTCATGACTAAACGGCTCTCCTTCACCTCACGTCCTCAGCTCTATTTTTATGCTAAGTATT is from Miscanthus floridulus cultivar M001 chromosome 7, ASM1932011v1, whole genome shotgun sequence and encodes:
- the LOC136464061 gene encoding uncharacterized protein, with the protein product MAAPTAAVDTTAPPPPPSAEPAAAPAPDQEVSPPPHAPQSDAPAPAVAALAPAPAPAPAPVPVPAPAPRKRKLEESGFHTSEYYKIRAVVADLRVRFVQVYQATDFCNTDAAREILKEINVVMDLSKKMRLKLGATSEPVKPLEKPSAGFVKDELVKPAEKPSAGPVTAEPVKPPEKPSAGPVTAEPVKPLEKPSAGPVKNEPTVPAPAGENNQAHGVSQTTISPNNGGVDTPVKHDNLEAQK